Below is a genomic region from Spirosoma radiotolerans.
CGATACAGTAGTAGGCAATCGCACCCGTAGGCTGCTTCTTACCCGTTGGAAGGCTCTCGGCGGAAATCCATCTGGCCGTTACCCGAATAATGGGTAAGGTATCTTTCCGCCGAAACTTAAGGGCATTGGTCAGCAAATTCTGAAAAAGCTGGCCAAGCTGGGATGCATCTCCCAAAACAGTTGGTAAGGAACCGGCTTCTACATTCGCACCGTTTTTAGCAATGGTCAGTTCTAAATCGATCAACACAGCCTTCACGACGTCGTTGAGAGACACCTCGACTGTATTCTCGCGCCGGGTGTGAATCCGCGAGTAGCTGAGCAAGTCCCGAATCAGCGTCGACATGCGGGTAGCAGCGCCCTGCATACGCTCCAGATAAAGGACGCCTTCACCCAGTTGGTCGGCGTATTGATTTTTTAGCAAATCGCCGAATGACTGCACTTTACGCAGGGGCTCCTGTAGGTCGTGGCTGGCGATGTAGGCAAATTGCTGCAGGTTTTCATTCGACCGGGAAATCAGGTTAATGGAATCGTTCAGGGCTTCATTGGCCGTTGCCAGTTCCTGCGTTCGCTGCGCCACTTGCTGCTCCAGCTCTGCTGACAGCGCGGCATACCGTTCTTCACTCTGCCTCAGCGCTTTATTGGAACTTCGAAGCTCCATCAGGTTGACCACTTGTTTGGCCAGGACTTTTAACGCGTCCAGTTGCGGCAGCGCCAATTGCCTGGGCCGATGGTCAATAATACAAAGGGAGCCCAGCATAAACCCGCTGGAATCAATCAGGGGCACACTCGCATAAAACACCACATGCGGATCACCCGTTACAAAGGGATTATTGGCGAAGCGGTCGTCTTCTCGGGAATCCGTCACGACCAGCGCTTCTGCCGGATCATCCAGGATATAGTGGATACAAAACGCAAACTCACGTGGTGTTTCCTGAATGGCAAGGCCATAGCTGGCTTTAAACCACTGCCGTTTCTCTCCGAGAAGACTAATTAACGCAATAGGTGTCTGGCAGATCTGGGAAGCCAGTTTCACAATGTCATCGTAGTCTTGTTCGGGCATCGAATCCAGTATATCATACCTTTTTAGAGCCTCTAACCGGTTATTTTCTTCGTGTGGATGTAGCAAAGTACGCATGGGGTACTAACTAAAAGAGAGTTTTATGAGTAGCTGGTCCGTCACGAGCCAACAAAGGCTTGGGGCTTTCCTTCTCACCGGTTTTTAACCCGATAAGAATAAAAAGGAGCACTGTTTCAGCGCCTGTTCTTATCAAGCCTACCAACCCGAGGGCAGAAAAACGTTGAAGCTAATTCGTATTAACCCCGATAACGGTCAAGTTGTTGTCGATACCACCCCACTAACTCGCTTGCCTATATATAGAAGCTGTTTGTAACAGGGGAATCATTGATTTGATCAGTGAAGCCTGCTATACTCAATTCGGCCGCCAAAAATACCACTCGACAAATGAGTAAGATTACGGAGATAGGGGTAGTCGAACAGTGACCTAAGACGGATCTATATCAAGAGTTAATTCTGCGGATTATTTTCATACGGGTTAACCCCTTACCGGGCCGTAGCGGGCTTAAAACATAATTTTTGTTAAAAATTTAATCCCTTTTTAATTTTAAGCGTAAATTGCGCCAGAATCCTAACGATAGCTTACTTAAAGAACATGTTAAAGTTCTTAAAATGCTTTAAGTATTTATACCCGTTGTCTGCTGATAATGACTGACTTTTTTGTAGAACAGTAATCAGTTAGTCCTGAAAGACAAGTGATGAATTTCTATGTGCGCAAAAAATTTCGGTATCTGGTTCATTAAACGTCTCTATAATCTTCCCAAATGGCAGGTAAACATAGTGTTGAGTCTTTACCTACACCGACCCAACGACTGATTCGGCTCTTTACGACCGAAAAAAAAGACATTGGTTATATCTTCCTATACGCCCTGATTACAGGCGCCATAAGTCTGTCGTTACCCTTGGGTACTCAGGCAGTTTTTACGCTGGTTTCTAGTGGCATTGTTTTTAGTTCAGTTTATGTGATGATTGGTCTGGTCATCATAGGCATCGTTGTAGCTGGACTACTGATGGTAGCGCAAACGACACTGGTTGAAATTCTTCAGCAGCGTGTGTTTACTAAAGCCGCGTTTGAGTTTGCCTATCGGTTACCCCGAATCGATTCTGAAGCCCTGTCGGCGTATTATCCGCCTGAGCTGATGAATCGATTCTTCGATGTCCTGACGATTCAAAAGGGCATGCCTAAACTCCTGGTTGATATCACGACGGCCGTTGTTCAAATCGTTTTTGGGTTGCTACTTCTTTCGGCTTACCACCCTATTTTTATCGGCTTCAGCTTGTTTGTCGCCCTGTCGGTGGGGCTGGTTATCCGCATCCTAAGCCCGAGTGCGATAAAGACCAGTCTAGCCGAATCCAAGTACAAGTACAAGGTTGAAGCCTGGTTGGAAGAAATGGCCAGTGGGTTACCTGACCAGCCATCGGAACGCCCACCAATCGACCAAACCGAGGCTATGGCCAGGATGGACGAACTGGTGGCCAAATACCTCAGCAACCGGCAGGCTCACTTTCGGGTAATTAAGCGATTCCTGTATAGTGGTGTTGCCTTCAAGGCCATTGTTGTTGGCGGTTTGCTGATCCTGGGCACCTCACTGGTTGTGAGTCGGCAAATGTCGCTGGGTCAGTTTGTTGCGTCTGAAGTGATGATTGTGCTGATAACCGGCGCTGTGGACAAGCTTTTGTCCGGCGTCGATACGGTATTTGATATGCTGACGGCTGTCGAAAAAATTGCGACGGTCACGGATTTGCCGCTCACCATTCCCAACGTTGAACCTGAATTATCTTAAGTGCAGAACGTCCTGAAGACTGCCTGCTGCGTTATTGTCTATGCTTAATATCTCGAACGAACGGATCGATGTCAACGATCTTGATCGATATCCCATCAACACCCTACGCACCTTACCCAACCCCGACAGCGGTCGCCGGTTGGGGCGGTGGTGGTTGTTTTTCTTGCTTGTCGGGCTGGTCGTTATGTTCCTGCCCTGGCGTCAGAATATCGACGGAATGGGCACGCTAACGGCACTTACGCCCAAAGATCGGCCCCAAACCATTCAGAACGTCATACCCGGCCGAATCGAACGCTGGTTGGTCAAGGACGGTGATTATGTCAGACAGGGGGACACGCTCCTGGTTATTTCAGACATTAAAGACGAGTTTTTCGATCCAGCCATTATCCAGCGGCTGAATGAGCAGCTGACGGCCAAAATCGGCTCTGAACAGGCTTATCTGGCTAAGATCAACGCGCTGAATGGTCAAATGCTGGCCCTTGAAACCGGCGTACGCATCAATCTGGATGCAGCCCGGAACCGGGTCAAACAGTCCCAGTATCGGCTGACGGCTGATGAGGCTGACCTGCTGGCCATTCGACGAAATTACCAGATTACACTCGACCGGATTGCCCGGTACGAAAAGGCGTACCAGAGCGGGCTTATTTCTCTGACCGATCTGGAAACCCGGCGGCTCCGCGTGCAGGAAGATAATGCCAAAGTGATTGCTCAGGAGAATAAGCTAAGTATAACACGCCAGGAACTGGTTAACGCCCAGCTTAATTTAACTACGATCCAGGCGCAGTTTGAGGAGAACATGGCCAAAGCCCGTTCAGACCGAAGCTCGGCCGTGTCGAGCCGCACCCAAACGGCGGGTGAAGTCGCTAAGCTGCGCAACCAGATCAGCAACGTCCAGATTCGGCAGGGAATGTATATTGTTCGGGCACCACAGAATGGGTTTATCGTACAGCCAGCCAAAACAGGCATCGGGGAAACCATCTCGGCGGGTGAACCCATTGCCACCCTCCAGCCAGACAAGCCCCAGCTGGCCGTCGAGCTTTATGTCCAGGCGATGGATGTTCCCCTGATTCAGCGGGGTCGAACCGTCCGACTGCAGTTCGATGGCTGGCCAGCTATTCAGTTTTCGGGCTGGCCCAGTGTAGCGGTCGGCACCTTTGGCGGTAAGGTGGCAGTAATCGACGCCGTCAGCAGCCCCGACGGCCGGTACCGACTGTTGGTTCAACCGATACAACAGCCGGGCGACCAGCCCTGGCCACCTCAGTTGCGGGTTGGGTCGGGCGTGCGTGGCTGGGTCATGCTCGATGATGTGCCGATCTGGTACGAACTGTGGCGATTACTGAATGGGTTTCCTCCCAGCTTAAAAGCGGAACCTGCTAAAGCAACACCCTCATGATCCGACTGACTTCGTTCCGTAATTTTCTGACGGGCTGGCTGGTTCTCGGGCTGTGCGTACTGTCGTTTACGCTTCGCGGCCAGGGTGATACAGCCCGACTGGATACAACTGTTTTTCAGGCCCGCGTCTTTTATGAGCTGGTCCGGCAACATCACCCCCTCATCCGGCAGGCAGGCTTGTTTGGCGAAGAAGCCAGGCAGATTGTGCGGCAGGCCCGGGGTGCCTTCGACCCCAAGCTGGTATCCCACTATGACCGCAAAGAGTTTGGCACCGATCTGTACTACGATCACTGGCAAAACAAACTGGCCATACCTATTTGGCCCGCTGGCATTGACCTCAACATTTCGTATGATCGAAACGACCCGGCGGGAAAGTACATTAATCCCGAAGAGCGAACCCCGCCAACGGGTCTTGCGGGTGTAGGGCTGAGTGTGCCCATCGGGCGAACCCTGTTCGTTGATGCCAGGCGCAACGCCGTGCGACAGGCTCAGGTGGCCCAAAACCTGGCGGAAGCCGATCGAATCAGCTTGATCAACAAAACGCTGTACGAAGCAGCCAATGCCTACTGGGACTGGTTTCTGGCTTATCAGCAGCGACAGTTGCTGACGGAAGGCTATGTGCTGGCCGAACGCCGATTTATGGCC
It encodes:
- a CDS encoding GAF domain-containing sensor histidine kinase gives rise to the protein MRTLLHPHEENNRLEALKRYDILDSMPEQDYDDIVKLASQICQTPIALISLLGEKRQWFKASYGLAIQETPREFAFCIHYILDDPAEALVVTDSREDDRFANNPFVTGDPHVVFYASVPLIDSSGFMLGSLCIIDHRPRQLALPQLDALKVLAKQVVNLMELRSSNKALRQSEERYAALSAELEQQVAQRTQELATANEALNDSINLISRSNENLQQFAYIASHDLQEPLRKVQSFGDLLKNQYADQLGEGVLYLERMQGAATRMSTLIRDLLSYSRIHTRRENTVEVSLNDVVKAVLIDLELTIAKNGANVEAGSLPTVLGDASQLGQLFQNLLTNALKFRRKDTLPIIRVTARWISAESLPTGKKQPTGAIAYYCIDVADNGIGFDEKYLDRMFQIFQRLHGRGEYAGTGIGLAVCEKVVTNHGGFISASSQAGQGATFSVYLPI
- a CDS encoding ABC transporter transmembrane domain-containing protein — its product is MAGKHSVESLPTPTQRLIRLFTTEKKDIGYIFLYALITGAISLSLPLGTQAVFTLVSSGIVFSSVYVMIGLVIIGIVVAGLLMVAQTTLVEILQQRVFTKAAFEFAYRLPRIDSEALSAYYPPELMNRFFDVLTIQKGMPKLLVDITTAVVQIVFGLLLLSAYHPIFIGFSLFVALSVGLVIRILSPSAIKTSLAESKYKYKVEAWLEEMASGLPDQPSERPPIDQTEAMARMDELVAKYLSNRQAHFRVIKRFLYSGVAFKAIVVGGLLILGTSLVVSRQMSLGQFVASEVMIVLITGAVDKLLSGVDTVFDMLTAVEKIATVTDLPLTIPNVEPELS
- a CDS encoding HlyD family secretion protein; the encoded protein is MLNISNERIDVNDLDRYPINTLRTLPNPDSGRRLGRWWLFFLLVGLVVMFLPWRQNIDGMGTLTALTPKDRPQTIQNVIPGRIERWLVKDGDYVRQGDTLLVISDIKDEFFDPAIIQRLNEQLTAKIGSEQAYLAKINALNGQMLALETGVRINLDAARNRVKQSQYRLTADEADLLAIRRNYQITLDRIARYEKAYQSGLISLTDLETRRLRVQEDNAKVIAQENKLSITRQELVNAQLNLTTIQAQFEENMAKARSDRSSAVSSRTQTAGEVAKLRNQISNVQIRQGMYIVRAPQNGFIVQPAKTGIGETISAGEPIATLQPDKPQLAVELYVQAMDVPLIQRGRTVRLQFDGWPAIQFSGWPSVAVGTFGGKVAVIDAVSSPDGRYRLLVQPIQQPGDQPWPPQLRVGSGVRGWVMLDDVPIWYELWRLLNGFPPSLKAEPAKATPS